The Ahaetulla prasina isolate Xishuangbanna chromosome 3, ASM2864084v1, whole genome shotgun sequence genome window below encodes:
- the TRIB3 gene encoding tribbles homolog 3, which translates to MSLLVPKPRAEGHVPKRRLCCEKASKAGGSTPKRPRLDKLPGPSPCLQPLPQCPPAADQGLTITQIGSYILLEPTEGGCAYRAVNRQTEAELTCKVYPAKSYPEVMAPYAALPSHPNIARVAEVIVGDQNVYVFFEPGKDNMHDLVRRRKRVPESEAVALFRQMAEAVAHCHQHGVVLRDIKLRKFVFADRERSKLLLENLEDAQVLLGPDDALVDKHGCPAYVGPEILSFKGSYSGKAADIWSLGVVLYTLLVGCYPFQGTKPISLFGKICRGHFTVPGDLSPKAQCLIRCLLRKDPAERLTASEILLHPWLASNPVPKPLGVGPPGGQGLDQVVPKMESCRKDLDKLRGGDR; encoded by the exons ATGAGCCTCTTGGTGCCGAAGCCTCGCGCAGAGGGCCACGTGCCAAAAAGGCGACTGTGTTGTGAGAAAGCATCAAAAGCGGGCGGCTCGACACCCAAGCGCCCGCGTCTGGACAAGCTTCCGGGGCCATCACCCTGCCTCCAGCCCCTGCCTCAGTGCCCTCCTGCTGCAGATCAGGGTTTGACCATAACTCAGATCGGCTCCTACATCCTTCTGGAACCCACAGAAGGAGGATGCGCCTACAGGGCTGTGAACAGACAAACCGAGGCAGAGCTCACTTGTAAG GTTTATCCGGCCAAGAGCTACCCCGAGGTGATGGCGCCCTACGCTGCTCTTCCCTCGCACCCCAACATTGCCCGGGTGGCCGAGGTCATCGTGGGGGACCAGAATGTTTACGTCTTTTTTGAACCCGGGAAGGACAACATGCACGACCTGGTGAGGCGGCGTAAGCGTGTGCCAGAGTCCGAGGCCGTCGCTCTTTTCCGACAAATGGCCGAAGCCGTCGCCCATTGTCACCAGCACGGCGTCGTCCTCCGAGACATCAAACTGAGGAAGTTTGTCTTTGCGGATCGAGAAAG gTCCAAGTTGCTCCTGGAGAACTTGGAAGATGCTCAGGTCCTGCTGGGCCCCGATGATGCCTTGGTGGACAAGCACGGCTGTCCAGCTTACGTGGGTCCCGAAATCCTGAGCTTCAAAGGCTCCTATTCTGGAAAGGCGGCTGATATCTGGAGCCTAGGGGTGGTCCTTTACACACTGCTGGTGGGCTGCTACCCCTTCCAGGGCACCAAGCCCATCTCATTGTTTGGCAAGATTTGTCGCGGACATTTTACGGTTCCGGGCGACCTCTCGCCCAAGGCCCAGTGCCTTATCCGCTGCCTCTTGCGAAAGGATCCGGCTGAAAGGCTGACCGCTAGCGAGATCCTGCTCCATCCTTGGCTGGCTTCGAACCCAGTCCCCAAACCATTGGGGGTCGGCCCCCCTGGAGGGCAGGGACTGGACCAAGTGGTTCCCAAAATGGAGAGCTGCAGAAAGGATTTGGATAAATTGCGAGGAGGGGACAGATGA